Part of the Paenibacillus kyungheensis genome, TTTTTCAAAATAAACTTTAGAAGGTATTTTGAACCATTGCATATTCACAGTACGACGAGCCACCCTTTTCACATTAATCAGATTCACTGCACTTACATTAGAAGAAGTAGAGTTACGACCATAAGATCCACAGCCTAGTGTTAGAGATGGTAAGTTAGTGTTGTAAAGGTCACCGATAGCTCCGTGTGTAGAAGGAGAGTTCACGATAATACGTCCAGTTTGTAGACGGTTAGCGAATTTTTGAATAACTTCATCATTATTAGAATGGATAGCTGAAGAGTGACCCATACCGCCAAATTCTACGATTTGTGCAGCACGTTCAATCCCTTGATCCGCATTTTTAACTCTATAGCAAGCCAACACAGGGCTTAATTTTTCAGCAGATAATGGGAATTTCGTACCGACACCTTCCAGTTCAGCAACCAATATTTTGGTGTCCGCTGGAACAGTAATTCCACAAAGTTCAGCAATTTTTACAGCAGATTGTCCTACAATAGAAGGATTCACTGCACATTTATCTGTATTCATTGCACCGTTTGTTAATTTGCCTGCTTCTTCTTTTGTTACAAAGTAGCAACCGTTATCGATCATTAATTTTTTCACTTTTTCATAGACAGGTTCTTCAATAACTACAGCCTGTTCAGAAGCACAGATCATACCATTATCAAACGATTTGGAAAGAATTAAGTCATTAACAGCTTGTTGTAGATCAGCACTTTTCTCGATAAAAGCAGGAACGTTACCAGGACCTACGCCAAGTGCAGGTTTACCACAGCTATATGCTGCTTTAACCATTGCGCCACCACCAGTAGCTAAGATCATGGCTACATCAGGATGGTTCATCAAAGCGTTTGTTTTGTCCATTGAAGGAGCATCAATCCACTGGATACAATCTGCAGGTGCACCATGTTTTACAGCTGCTTCAAGCAAAATGCGAGCTGCTTCTTTACTACAATTCTGTGCTGATGGATGGAAGCCGAAAATGATAGGGTTACGTGTTTTAATTGAAATTAATGATTTGAACATCGTTGTTGATGTTGGATTCGTTACAGGTGTAATCCCCATAATGATTCCGACAGGTTCAGCGATTTTTTGGAAGCTTTCATAATCATTGTCTTCAATAACACCGACTGTTTTATCATTTTTGATGCTGTGGTATATATATTCAGTAGCAAACATGTTTTTGATAATTTTATCTTCATATACACCTCTACCTGTTTCTTCAACAGCCAGTTTAGCAAGATACATATGTTGATCCAGACCAGCTAACGCCATTGCTTGTACGATGTTATCAATTTGTTCTTGATTCATATTCATAAATGCAGCGTGCGCTTTGTTAGCTTTATCAATTAATTTTTGAATTTCTTCCTGTGCACTCAATTCCACGTTGCGACTAGCATCATTTTTTACAGCCATTTCTCTCATCCTCCTCAGAATGTGTATTGCTTTTGTCTACGCACTGATCATAGCATAGAGACATAAATCATAATGTGATATTTTTCACAATCAATTTTTATTTTTTAAATTTATTCTATTTCATTTTTTCCTTTTGCATTTTAATATAAAAAGATGTATGATAATAGTGAAATTAATCACAAAGTACGAATAAGCTTTTCTTCATTTGTAAGTCATCATTATTACTATATAATGTAGAATTTAACTAATCATTTAATTTCCAATTTTTTTCCTAAAATGTTATGCATTATGATTAATTTCACGTATAATTGAAATAAAGGGGCGAATAATAATGAACAAGTCTTTAGAAGAAACTCAACCACGTCATAATACAGCATGCTTTTCGGAAATTAATCAGGAACGATTACTTAACCATTCTACAGAACGTAGTATCGCAGCAGGATCTCATTTATTCTGGGAAGGCGATTTATCCGATAAATTATATTTCCTTAAAAGTGGACGCGTTAAATTAACGAAATCAACCGATGAAGGTAAAGAATTGATTCTATATATGTATCAAGCAGGAGATATGATCGGTCAAGCTGACCCATTCTCTGGTACACGCCTTGGATTTACAGCAGAAGCAATAGAAGATACAGAAGTTGCTGTGATCGAACATAAAGAATTAGAATTAATGATCTGTCAGTATTGCGACTTTGCAATCGACTTTATGAAATGGATGGGAACGCATCACCGTCTGACTCAGACTAAAGTTCGTGACTTGATGTTATATGGTAAACCAGGTGCACTCTGCTCTACATTGATTCGTTTAAGCAATACGTATGGTGAAGATTACAATGATCAAGGTTCTATTTTGATTAACAAAAAAATCACGCATACAGACTTATCGAATATGATTGGTGCTACTCGTGAAAGTGTAAACCGGATGCTTAGCGATCTACGTAAAAAAGAAAGTATCGAATATGAACATGGTATGATCATTATCCATGACCTTGAAGCTTTACAAGAAGTATGTCACTGTGAATTATGCCCTAAAGAAATATGCAGAATCTAATGAATATTCAGTATCTTCTATACACTTACCTGTTTAGACAACTAAAGATACCAAAAAAGCTTTCCGTGTGTTACTCATAGCGGAAAGCTTTTTTTGATTCATTCATAGCGTACTATTCTACCCAATGCTCTGCCCAGTTCTGAATCTGCTCCATAACCGGCTTAAGTGCACGACCTTTGTCTGTTAACTCATATTCGATTCGAACAGGAGTCTCTGGATATACCTGACGAATCAGAATTCCACTGCTTTCTAGATCTTTCATTCGTTCAGATAGCATTTTGTCGCTCATCATCGGAATCAGATTAGAAATATCTTTAAAACGTTTAGGACCACTCATTAATGATTGAATAATTAGACCATTCCATCTTTTTCCTAAAAATGAAAACGCGGTCTCAAAACGGGGACATAATCCCAACTGGTGTTGCTCCATGTTCTCTCACCTCTTCAATTGTTCCGAAACACGGGATCGGATAGTCATAAGCTCGTATTTCATCATATTACGATGTTAACTTACGATTAGTTAGTACATATATTTTAGCATATTTTACCTGAAAAGAGAACGAAAACATTACATAATTACAGATTAATGCTCAATCTTTCAACATTATATTATGATTGTAGCGTTAAATCGATCAATTCTCGCAAAATGACCAGATCTTCTGCAATAATAGTTGTCAATGATCTATTATACAATACTGCCGCAGGATGATACATAGGAAAAATCCAGTATTCCTGTTCTGACCAGTGATATCCCTGATCCATATGATCGGCATCGACTTGTTGAATATGACTGCGCCGTGCTTGACCATGAACCTGAGAGACTTGGTATCCTTTGCCTAGTAATCGTTGTAAAGCAATATTGCCAAGCGTAATAATAATTTGCGGTTGTACCGTTTCAATCTCAGTATCCAAAATAGGTGCAAACGCAAATACTTCATACGAAGTCGGCGTACGATTCGATCGACTTGATCGTTCGGCTGTATGTTTACCTTGAATCATTTTGTCTTTGTATGGACGACTACGTACAGTACTTGTAATATATAGATCATTTCTTGTAATATTCAAAGCATCAAAGTAACCATCTAACACTTTACCTGCTTGTCCACAAAAAGGAATCCCTTTTTCAATCTCATTCGCTCCCGGTGCTTCTCCTACCATCATTAATCCACCCGGAAATTTACCATAACCACCTAAAAATCCTTCTAACCGATGTCCGGCTACTCGCTCCAAACATTCGCTAATTCGTGTTGGCGATAACGGAACGTTGCCAATCTGTGATTCTCTCTGTGCTTTAGACATCCATGCACTCCTTTCTATCACTAATCTACATGGTAGAGTGCTTTCATCAGTGTATAATAGCGATCTTGCTGGATAAAATCCCAAAAAAAGTACGCCTGTAGGCTATTAACCATACACGCGCACTTTTGAAAGATTTATTTTCTATGATTAATACTGTCTGGAACTCAGTTTGTTTGGTATAGCTGTTACGCCATTACTTTACTACCAAGTGCACGTGTAGGTTCTGTGCGACCGAATTCAGGACGTGTATTTATTGCAGGATACGCCCAGCGTACAGCGTTAGAGATAATGTGCATAATATCCTGATTGTAATACGTTGGATACGTCTCATGACCTGGACGGAAGTAAAAGACTTTACCATGTCCACGACGATACGTACAACCGCTACGGAATACTTCTCCGCCTTCAAAGTTGCTCAAGTATACCAATTCATCAGGAGCAGGAATATCGAAAAATTCACCATACATTTCTTCTTTATCCAGTGTAATGGAAGGGTTAACACCTTGAGCGATAGGATGCGTAGGATTTACACACCATAGAATTTCTTGCTCATCGGCTACACGCCATTTCAGATCACAACTGGTTCCCATTAATTGTTTAAATGGTTTGGAGAAATGTCCTGAATGAAGAACGATTAATCCCATACCTTCATTGACTCTTCTTGCTACCGCTTCTGCAATATCATCATCTACTAATTCGTGAGCTGTATGTCCCCACCATAACATCACATCGGTAGAATTCAACACAGACTCTGTCAAACCATGTTCCGGCTGATCGAGTGTAGCTGTACGGCAGGCAAAGCCTTCCTTCGATAGCCCATCCGCCAGAACAGTATGAATCCCATCAGGATATACTGCTTTGACATCATCACGGATTTTCTCATGTACAAACTCATTCCAGACCGTTACATTAATCATAAAAAACTTCCTCCTCTATATTAGACCCACCACATCTCACCAAGTTCTTCCTCAATCAAAACCTGCTTCAAGTTATGGACAGCTTTTGTGAAACCTTCATTTACTGACATTAGACCATCTTCGTGCTCTATACTTACAACATAATCGTATCCAACTAGACGTAATGTGCTGATAATATCAGCCCATGTTTTGTTATCATGACCAAAGCCTACTGTACGGAACTGCCATGCGCGATCTTGCATTTTGGTGTAGTCTTGCATATCTGTTACGCCGTGCATATTAACATTATCGGTATCTACCAGCGTATCTTTAGCATGAAAGTGATGAATTGCATTATTTTTTCCTAAAATTTTAATCGCTTGTACCGGATCAATCCCTTGCCACCACATATGACTCGGATCAAGGTTCGCTCCGATCACTTCACCAGCAGCTTCACGCAAGCGTAATAGTGTACCTGGAGTATGCACTGAGAAACCACCATGCAGTTCCAAACCAACTTTTACATTATGATCAGCAGCGAATTTACCATTCTCTGTCCAGTATGGAATGACTTTTTCTTCCCATTGCCATTTCATAAGATCCTGGAAATCATTCGGCCACGGTGCTACAGGCCAGTTCGGGTATTTCGCATCATCACTATCACCCGGACAACCGGAGAATGTATTTACAACCGCTACATCTAACTTCTGTGCCAGTTGAACGGATTTGATAAAGTCTTCATGGGATTCTTTGGCAATCGCTTTTTGCGGATGCAAAGGGTTACCATGACAGCTTAATGCACTAATCGTTAAACCACGAGAATCGATCGCTTGCTTGAATGCTCTAAGCTTACCTTCATCCGCAAGTAATTCGTCAGGCTTACAGTGAACATTACCTGGATTACCGCCAGAACCAAGCTCTACCATTTTAACGCCTTTTTCAGCTACATAATCCAATGCTTCTTCAAAGCTCATATTGTTGAGCAATACCATAAATACGCCTAATTTCATTTGTCCATCCTCCAGCTTCATTCGTTAATTTTATGAATGCAATCTGGTGAACTTATCACTTGAATCTAATCAATAGAGCGAACGGTGAGTTCTGTATTTGTCCTATCAGACAGTTGAGAATAGTGTAAATGCTCTATTATTAAATAATACGTCGAAACATGTCATAAAGTTCACCTAAATTGCGATTTATATCCATTTTAGTACAATTATTAGGATTGAACAGTAAGAGTTAGATTACACGCTTACTTTTCCACCTTTAGCACCGTATGATTTCACCCAGTTGATGCTTTGCTCGATACTTTGCAAAGGCGGTTGTAGGCATGAATCTTGCTCTACGACTAACCACTCTGCTCCTGCTTTTTCAGTAGCATCGGCTATCGCTGCAACAGGCACTTCACCTTCACCAAGTTCAACCGTCTGTGCACCTTTATCCGTGCGTTTGAAATCTTTCCAGTGAACAATCGGTAAGCGTCCAGCGTATTTTTGAATATATTCAATAGGATCATATCCACCATACTGTACCCAGCAACTATCCAATTCAACTTGCAATAGTGATGCAGGCACTTCAGTATACATCGCATCAAATACAGTATGTTCCCCTAATTTTTCAGTAAATTCAAATTCATGGTTGTGATATAACAACACTACATCGTTTTGATTGCACAATTCTCCAAGCTTGCGTAGATTCGTGAAAACTTCTGGCCAGTTACTACGGTGCTCTTCAGACAAGAATGGTACAATAATATAACGATTGCCAATTTCTTTGTTATAATCGATTAAAGACTGCGCATCTTGTAATAATTCTGTATATTGGGTATGAGAACCCACAACTTCAAGGTTGTGTTTTTTGAGTAATTCGTTAATTTGACTAGCAGTACGTCCGTAAAATCCAGCAAATTCAACACCTTGATATCCGAGCGATGCAACTTTAGCAATTGTACCTTCAAAATCTTTTTCTAAATCGTCTCGTACTGTGTATAATTGCAGTCCAACTTTAACCATTGCTCCATTCACTCCCACAATTTATGATAGTTGTATAGGATGATGATATTTAATAGCTGTTACCTTGTCTGTACCCTGCACGACTTTTGATAATCACATGCTTGCCTTCTAATGAAGAGCGTTGGAATGCATGCATCGCTTCAAGTACATGGTATGCTAGTTCACCACTTGCGCGGTGAGGTTGATTGTTGCGAATCGCTGTTACCATTTCGTTCAGACCTTTACCACGTTCATTACGAGTTCCTTCAAATACAGGAGGCACAATCTCAAACTCTTCTGAACCTGCACGTCTCAAGCGAACATCACCATCAAAAAAGTTAGGATCCGGAATATCTAATGTACCTTCTGTACCGTAGATTTCCATCCGAGGCAGTTGAGAGCCTCCTTTAATATCAAAACTGGTAATCATGGTAACGATTGCACTGTTTTCGAAATCGATCGTTCCTGCCAGATGTGTAGGTGTCTGTACACGTAATGGCGTACCTTCTTTGGGACCGCTATGAACATGACGATCAGGAATCTGTATACCGGCTGATGAGCTAATTCTAGTCATCGATCCTAACAAGCTTGTTAATGCTGTCAAATAGTAAGGCCCCATATCGAACATTGGTCCTCCACCTGGCGCATAGAAAAACTCAGGATCAGGATGCCAGGATTCAGGCCCACCACTCATCATAAAAGCAGAAGCTGCAATCGGTCGACCGATCAATCCATCGTCGATCGCTTTGCGCGCTGTTTCTATGCCTGAGCCGAGAAATGTATCCGGTGCACTGCCTACGCGGCGACCTACTTCTTTGGCTCGTAACAGTGTACGTTGACCATCTTCTAGCGATACTGCAAATGGCTTTTCAGCATAGACATGTTTTCCTGCTGCTAGTGCCGCCAAATTGACTGAAGCATGTGCCGCAGGAATCGTCAGGTTGATAATTAATTCAATATCTTCCTGTTGAAATAATTCCTCCGGAGTGAATGCGTTTGCAATGTTAAATTGTGAAGCTCTTGCTTGAGCCTTCTCAATCACCATATCTGCGCATGCTACCACTTCAACAACTGGACTTGATTGTAAATTTTCTAAATAGATCTCACTGATGTTACCGCATCCGATTAAGCCAGCTTTCATTCGTTCCACAGGTGATCCTCCTTTGGGCATCTGTTTTTCTAGGTGCAGAAAAGCTTTTCCTCTGGTGATAAGTATATCTAGGATTGCCCTGCATAACGACAATCTAGCAATGCTATGATAAACCCTTTATGTATGATGGACTTATACATACCATTGTCCTTTTTTGTTGATGATGTAATCTTGATGTTTTATAAGCTCGTTACAATAGTATTACTATTTGGTTTCAATTAAAATGAATAATATGATTAAAACATGAACTATTTGGTCAAATTTTAAATTTGTTGCTGAAAAGAGGATTTTTAATGGAATTAAGTGGAGAAATTTGTAAAGTTTACACCGCAGGTTATTCGTTTCATCGAAAACCTTTTTATATGAATGAGCCCGAAGGTGTCAAAAGTTACTTATTCCGTTTTCAAACCGAAGGAAACTGTTTGCTCCGTTACAAAGGAGGTATGGATGAAGTCGAAGTAGGTGATCTACATCTGTATGCACCTGATGAACCATATGAGCTAAAAATTGATTATACGCCTAATGCGGCTGGCTTACCTATGGTAGAAAGCGGCGACTATCATATCTTTTTCGGTGGTGAATGGGCAGACAAATGGTGGAAGCGTACAGAGCGACCTGCTAAAATAAAAATTCCGCTTAGTGATAATATCGTTGATTTATTACGTCAGATTTCGATGGAAAAAAGACGGATCGATGATCCTTATCCTGAGATTTTGTCTTATTATATGAAAATTCTGTGCTTATCGATCGA contains:
- the adhE gene encoding bifunctional acetaldehyde-CoA/alcohol dehydrogenase yields the protein MAVKNDASRNVELSAQEEIQKLIDKANKAHAAFMNMNQEQIDNIVQAMALAGLDQHMYLAKLAVEETGRGVYEDKIIKNMFATEYIYHSIKNDKTVGVIEDNDYESFQKIAEPVGIIMGITPVTNPTSTTMFKSLISIKTRNPIIFGFHPSAQNCSKEAARILLEAAVKHGAPADCIQWIDAPSMDKTNALMNHPDVAMILATGGGAMVKAAYSCGKPALGVGPGNVPAFIEKSADLQQAVNDLILSKSFDNGMICASEQAVVIEEPVYEKVKKLMIDNGCYFVTKEEAGKLTNGAMNTDKCAVNPSIVGQSAVKIAELCGITVPADTKILVAELEGVGTKFPLSAEKLSPVLACYRVKNADQGIERAAQIVEFGGMGHSSAIHSNNDEVIQKFANRLQTGRIIVNSPSTHGAIGDLYNTNLPSLTLGCGSYGRNSTSSNVSAVNLINVKRVARRTVNMQWFKIPSKVYFEKGATQYLAKMPDISRVVIVTDAMMVQLGYVEKVQHYLRQRQTPVVVEVFSDVEPDPSTATVERGRQMMERFQPDCIIALGGGSPMDAAKGMWMFYEYPDTEFDNLKQKFMDIRKRIYKYPHLGQKAQFVAIPTTSGTGSEVTSFAVITDKEKGNTKYPLADYELTPDVAIIDPEFVYSLPRVAVADTGMDVLTHAIEAYVSVMASDFTDGLAIKAIQLVFQYLEQSALTGDKLAREKMHNASTIAGMAFANAFLGINHSLAHKWGGQYHTAHGRTNAILLPHVIRYNAKKPTKFASFPKYSHFIAHERYAEIARILGLPARTTEEGVNSLINAIRDLNRKLGIPETFEALGFDAKDFESRVDYLADRAFEDQCTTANPKLPLVTELADVYRNAFYGRFE
- a CDS encoding Crp/Fnr family transcriptional regulator is translated as MNKSLEETQPRHNTACFSEINQERLLNHSTERSIAAGSHLFWEGDLSDKLYFLKSGRVKLTKSTDEGKELILYMYQAGDMIGQADPFSGTRLGFTAEAIEDTEVAVIEHKELELMICQYCDFAIDFMKWMGTHHRLTQTKVRDLMLYGKPGALCSTLIRLSNTYGEDYNDQGSILINKKITHTDLSNMIGATRESVNRMLSDLRKKESIEYEHGMIIIHDLEALQEVCHCELCPKEICRI
- a CDS encoding winged helix-turn-helix transcriptional regulator; translated protein: MEQHQLGLCPRFETAFSFLGKRWNGLIIQSLMSGPKRFKDISNLIPMMSDKMLSERMKDLESSGILIRQVYPETPVRIEYELTDKGRALKPVMEQIQNWAEHWVE
- a CDS encoding uracil-DNA glycosylase; the protein is MSKAQRESQIGNVPLSPTRISECLERVAGHRLEGFLGGYGKFPGGLMMVGEAPGANEIEKGIPFCGQAGKVLDGYFDALNITRNDLYITSTVRSRPYKDKMIQGKHTAERSSRSNRTPTSYEVFAFAPILDTEIETVQPQIIITLGNIALQRLLGKGYQVSQVHGQARRSHIQQVDADHMDQGYHWSEQEYWIFPMYHPAAVLYNRSLTTIIAEDLVILRELIDLTLQS
- a CDS encoding ThuA domain-containing protein, which encodes MINVTVWNEFVHEKIRDDVKAVYPDGIHTVLADGLSKEGFACRTATLDQPEHGLTESVLNSTDVMLWWGHTAHELVDDDIAEAVARRVNEGMGLIVLHSGHFSKPFKQLMGTSCDLKWRVADEQEILWCVNPTHPIAQGVNPSITLDKEEMYGEFFDIPAPDELVYLSNFEGGEVFRSGCTYRRGHGKVFYFRPGHETYPTYYNQDIMHIISNAVRWAYPAINTRPEFGRTEPTRALGSKVMA
- a CDS encoding sugar phosphate isomerase/epimerase family protein — its product is MKLGVFMVLLNNMSFEEALDYVAEKGVKMVELGSGGNPGNVHCKPDELLADEGKLRAFKQAIDSRGLTISALSCHGNPLHPQKAIAKESHEDFIKSVQLAQKLDVAVVNTFSGCPGDSDDAKYPNWPVAPWPNDFQDLMKWQWEEKVIPYWTENGKFAADHNVKVGLELHGGFSVHTPGTLLRLREAAGEVIGANLDPSHMWWQGIDPVQAIKILGKNNAIHHFHAKDTLVDTDNVNMHGVTDMQDYTKMQDRAWQFRTVGFGHDNKTWADIISTLRLVGYDYVVSIEHEDGLMSVNEGFTKAVHNLKQVLIEEELGEMWWV
- a CDS encoding sugar phosphate isomerase/epimerase family protein, translated to MVKVGLQLYTVRDDLEKDFEGTIAKVASLGYQGVEFAGFYGRTASQINELLKKHNLEVVGSHTQYTELLQDAQSLIDYNKEIGNRYIIVPFLSEEHRSNWPEVFTNLRKLGELCNQNDVVLLYHNHEFEFTEKLGEHTVFDAMYTEVPASLLQVELDSCWVQYGGYDPIEYIQKYAGRLPIVHWKDFKRTDKGAQTVELGEGEVPVAAIADATEKAGAEWLVVEQDSCLQPPLQSIEQSINWVKSYGAKGGKVSV
- a CDS encoding Gfo/Idh/MocA family protein, with amino-acid sequence MERMKAGLIGCGNISEIYLENLQSSPVVEVVACADMVIEKAQARASQFNIANAFTPEELFQQEDIELIINLTIPAAHASVNLAALAAGKHVYAEKPFAVSLEDGQRTLLRAKEVGRRVGSAPDTFLGSGIETARKAIDDGLIGRPIAASAFMMSGGPESWHPDPEFFYAPGGGPMFDMGPYYLTALTSLLGSMTRISSSAGIQIPDRHVHSGPKEGTPLRVQTPTHLAGTIDFENSAIVTMITSFDIKGGSQLPRMEIYGTEGTLDIPDPNFFDGDVRLRRAGSEEFEIVPPVFEGTRNERGKGLNEMVTAIRNNQPHRASGELAYHVLEAMHAFQRSSLEGKHVIIKSRAGYRQGNSY
- a CDS encoding AraC family transcriptional regulator is translated as MELSGEICKVYTAGYSFHRKPFYMNEPEGVKSYLFRFQTEGNCLLRYKGGMDEVEVGDLHLYAPDEPYELKIDYTPNAAGLPMVESGDYHIFFGGEWADKWWKRTERPAKIKIPLSDNIVDLLRQISMEKRRIDDPYPEILSYYMKILCLSIDRYLSEQPSSGPKTYLAYQIKNYIEENASTAFKLDDVAMYVGISVSRAVHLFKEAFDTTIMQYALDVRLNMAQERIVFSPMPLEEVAESSGFANYTYFHRVFRSRFGMSPKEFRISKREHIT